The Streptomyces sp. NBC_01275 genome has a segment encoding these proteins:
- a CDS encoding family 43 glycosylhydrolase: MTHRKRFRTGARRGAGRLAALTAASLLVGLVGAATPVQAADVAQAADVADVTDGLALWYKLDGASGTTVPDASGHGRDGTVNGVADWSTSGQGLAFNGSDTYVKAPNDVMKGMTSISVAMDVKIDAAQTTPYFLYGFGNSSGSNGNGYLFATGNSLRTSIATGNWSTEQTTKPADSHNLTRAVWKNVTYTQTGATGVLYEDGVEVARNTSVTIAPGAIGSGTTTANYLGKSVYSGDKLFKGGMRDFRVYDRALTGSEVEQLALPVATQGVSDDKASLSLGDTSAVVADLDLPRTGSAGGSTISWASDDTAVVSDAGKVTRPAAGEPDGHATLTATLKKGTVTATRSFEVTVLAAFDDDTAARQAAEALTVHNLDDARGNLTLPARGSYGTDVTWSSADPDVVSADGVVHRPAHGAGGATVALTATVAKGDAKATRVFTAKVPALPAKEALKGYLFSYFTGEGTSDGEQLYAALSKGDDPLKWRELNDGKPVLTSTLGEKGLRDPFIIRSPEGDKFYQIATDLRIYGNGDWDAAQRTGSKSVMVWESTDLVHWTDQRLVQVSPDSAGNTWAPEAYYDAALGEYVVFWASKLYDNEAHSGDTYNRMMYATTRDFYTFSEPKVWIDRGYSVIDSTVIQHDGTYFRLSKDERNNSSSTPNSKFIFEEKSDSLLNLSWDAVAEGIGKGAMSAAEGPLVFKSNTEDKWYAFLDEFGGRGYLPFETTDLASGVWTPSTGYDLPSKPRHGTVLPVTQAEYDRLLRAYQPDQLVASVEDVSVKTRVGEAPVLPATVIAEYADGVTRPVAVTWDAVPASDYAQTGTFTVTGALPDGAAVPVRAEVTVSAQGPDVPADLLLHYGFDETSGSIARDSSGHGYHGTYVRTPAFGTGVEGGSFKMSGGSSTSDSPYVKIPNGVLKDTDSVTVSTYAKWNGGDNFQWLFGLGPDSDKYLFATPSNGGGSLFSAVTKATWSGEKQMSAGSPLTVGTWQHVTVTLDGSTGTAVLYVDGAEAARVTGITIKPSDLYDAAKGYSGYIGKSLYSPDPYFGGEVDDFRIYNRALSASEVLELSGNTTGIAAATHPALKVDAIVDDADAKITLPLTEGTDLTALAPEFTLAHGAAISPASGSAHDFTSPVTYEVTGSDGEKRTWTVTALEMRSPVLPGLNADPNIVRFGDTFYLYPTTDGFEGWSGTQFKAYSSTDLVHWKDHGVILDLGPDVSWADSRAWAPTMEERDGKYYFYFCADASIGVAVSDSPTGPFKDALGKPLLASGRYPGQMIDPAVFTDDDGQSYLYWGNGRAYVVPLNDDMVSFDASKVADITPSGYNEGSFVVKRQGTYYFMWSENDTRDVNYRVAYATGPSPTGPWTKRGVILEKDLSLGIKGTGHHSVVHVPNTDDWYIAYHRFAMPGGNGFNRETTVDKLEFDADGLIKKVVPTLTSVDPVTIVHAGPDAKGAEGDAIALNGTLSGAGSPKWTAEKGAPCTVADPAAARTTVACTDDGTFTLTLTGGRSTDTAVVTVTNAAPTITSATGPSSPVPAGRRTAVTARFDDPGAGDAHTCTVDWKDGSKPVAGTVTATGCRAEHTYASAGIHRPVITVTDDEGASDSRTLPELIVYDRSAGPVLGAGRVGSQGFFTLAAGYLPHTLAPAGQVTFDSGPARLKFRSTGLDWLVVTGSRAVLQGSATVAGKSGYAFRVTATDRPDIFHIRIWKKSGGELVYDSGVGAKTNGVVTVGAHRR; encoded by the coding sequence ATGACGCATAGAAAACGCTTCCGCACCGGCGCGAGACGCGGGGCGGGGCGACTGGCGGCGTTGACCGCCGCGTCACTGCTCGTGGGGCTCGTCGGAGCCGCGACTCCCGTCCAGGCGGCGGATGTCGCGCAGGCCGCAGACGTCGCCGACGTCACCGACGGACTGGCCCTCTGGTACAAGCTCGACGGCGCGTCCGGCACGACGGTGCCCGACGCCTCCGGTCACGGCCGCGACGGCACGGTCAACGGCGTCGCCGACTGGTCGACGTCCGGCCAGGGGCTCGCCTTCAACGGCTCCGACACCTACGTCAAGGCGCCGAACGACGTCATGAAGGGCATGACGTCGATCAGCGTCGCGATGGACGTGAAGATCGACGCCGCGCAGACCACGCCGTACTTCCTGTACGGCTTCGGCAACTCCAGCGGCAGCAACGGCAACGGCTACCTGTTCGCCACCGGCAACTCCCTGCGCACCTCGATCGCGACCGGCAACTGGTCGACGGAGCAGACCACCAAGCCCGCCGACTCCCACAACCTGACCCGCGCGGTGTGGAAGAACGTCACCTACACCCAGACCGGCGCCACCGGCGTCCTGTACGAGGACGGCGTCGAGGTCGCCCGCAACACCTCGGTGACCATCGCACCGGGGGCGATCGGCTCGGGCACGACCACCGCCAACTACCTCGGCAAGTCGGTGTACTCGGGCGACAAGCTGTTCAAGGGCGGCATGCGCGACTTCCGCGTGTACGACCGGGCGCTGACGGGGTCCGAGGTCGAGCAGCTCGCCCTTCCCGTCGCCACGCAGGGCGTCTCCGACGACAAGGCCTCCCTCTCGCTCGGCGACACCAGTGCCGTCGTCGCCGACCTGGACCTGCCCAGGACAGGATCCGCGGGCGGCTCCACGATCAGCTGGGCCAGCGACGACACCGCCGTGGTGTCGGACGCCGGCAAGGTGACCCGCCCCGCGGCCGGCGAGCCGGACGGCCACGCCACGCTCACGGCGACGCTGAAGAAGGGCACGGTCACCGCGACCAGGTCCTTCGAGGTGACGGTCCTCGCGGCGTTCGACGACGACACCGCGGCCCGGCAGGCCGCCGAGGCCCTCACCGTCCACAACCTCGACGACGCCCGCGGAAACCTCACCCTCCCGGCGAGGGGTTCGTACGGCACGGACGTCACCTGGTCCTCCGCAGACCCGGACGTCGTCTCGGCCGACGGCGTGGTCCACCGCCCCGCGCACGGCGCCGGCGGCGCCACGGTCGCGCTGACCGCGACGGTCGCCAAGGGGGACGCGAAGGCGACCCGCGTGTTCACCGCGAAGGTCCCCGCGCTCCCCGCGAAGGAAGCCCTCAAGGGCTATCTCTTCAGCTACTTCACCGGCGAGGGCACCTCGGACGGCGAGCAGCTCTACGCGGCCCTCAGCAAGGGCGACGACCCGCTGAAGTGGCGGGAGCTGAACGACGGCAAGCCCGTCCTGACGTCCACGCTCGGCGAGAAGGGCCTGCGCGACCCGTTCATCATCCGCTCCCCCGAGGGCGACAAGTTCTACCAGATCGCCACCGACCTCAGGATCTACGGCAACGGCGACTGGGACGCAGCCCAGCGCACCGGCAGCAAGTCGGTCATGGTGTGGGAGTCCACCGACCTCGTCCACTGGACCGACCAGCGCCTGGTGCAGGTCTCCCCGGACAGCGCCGGCAACACCTGGGCCCCGGAGGCGTACTACGACGCCGCGCTCGGCGAGTACGTGGTCTTCTGGGCGTCGAAGCTGTACGACAACGAGGCCCACTCCGGTGACACCTACAACCGGATGATGTACGCCACGACCCGCGACTTCTACACCTTCAGCGAGCCCAAGGTCTGGATCGACCGCGGCTACTCCGTCATCGACTCCACGGTGATCCAGCACGACGGCACGTACTTCCGCCTGTCGAAGGACGAGCGCAACAACTCCTCCTCCACGCCCAACAGCAAGTTCATCTTCGAGGAGAAGAGCGACTCGCTGCTGAACCTCTCCTGGGACGCGGTCGCCGAGGGCATCGGCAAGGGCGCGATGAGCGCGGCCGAGGGGCCGCTGGTGTTCAAGTCCAACACCGAGGACAAGTGGTACGCGTTCCTCGACGAGTTCGGCGGCCGCGGCTACCTCCCGTTCGAGACGACCGACCTCGCCTCCGGCGTCTGGACCCCGTCGACCGGCTACGACCTGCCGTCCAAGCCCCGCCACGGCACCGTGCTGCCGGTCACCCAGGCCGAGTACGACCGGCTGCTGCGCGCCTACCAGCCCGACCAGCTGGTGGCGAGCGTCGAGGACGTGTCGGTGAAGACGCGCGTCGGCGAGGCCCCCGTCCTGCCCGCGACCGTGATCGCCGAGTACGCCGACGGAGTCACCCGACCGGTGGCCGTGACCTGGGACGCCGTCCCCGCGTCGGACTACGCCCAGACCGGGACCTTCACGGTGACCGGCGCTCTCCCCGACGGCGCCGCCGTCCCGGTCCGCGCCGAGGTCACCGTCTCCGCCCAGGGCCCCGACGTGCCCGCCGACCTGCTGCTGCACTACGGCTTCGACGAGACGTCCGGCAGCATCGCCCGCGACTCCAGCGGCCACGGCTACCACGGCACCTATGTCCGAACGCCTGCCTTCGGCACGGGAGTCGAGGGCGGATCCTTCAAGATGTCCGGCGGCTCCAGCACCTCCGACTCGCCGTACGTCAAGATCCCGAACGGCGTCCTCAAGGACACCGACAGCGTCACCGTCTCCACGTACGCCAAGTGGAACGGCGGGGACAACTTCCAGTGGCTGTTCGGCCTGGGCCCGGACAGCGACAAGTACCTCTTCGCCACCCCGTCCAACGGCGGCGGCAGCCTCTTCTCGGCCGTCACCAAGGCCACCTGGTCGGGCGAGAAGCAGATGTCGGCGGGCTCCCCGCTGACCGTCGGCACATGGCAGCACGTCACCGTCACCCTGGACGGCTCGACCGGGACCGCGGTCCTCTACGTGGACGGCGCCGAGGCGGCCCGGGTCACCGGGATCACCATCAAGCCGTCCGACCTGTACGACGCGGCGAAGGGCTACAGCGGCTACATCGGCAAGTCCCTCTACTCCCCCGACCCGTACTTCGGCGGCGAGGTGGACGACTTCCGGATCTACAACCGGGCCCTGTCGGCGTCCGAGGTCCTGGAGCTGAGCGGCAACACGACGGGCATCGCCGCCGCGACCCACCCGGCGCTGAAGGTGGACGCGATCGTCGACGACGCGGACGCCAAGATCACGCTCCCGCTCACCGAGGGCACCGATCTCACCGCCCTGGCACCGGAGTTCACGCTCGCCCACGGCGCGGCGATCAGCCCGGCCTCCGGTTCGGCGCACGACTTCACCAGCCCCGTCACGTACGAGGTCACCGGCTCGGACGGCGAGAAGCGCACCTGGACGGTGACGGCGCTGGAGATGAGGAGCCCGGTGCTGCCGGGCCTCAACGCCGACCCGAACATCGTCCGCTTCGGCGACACCTTCTACCTCTACCCGACGACCGACGGCTTCGAGGGCTGGAGCGGTACGCAGTTCAAGGCGTACTCCTCCACCGACCTGGTCCACTGGAAGGACCACGGCGTCATCCTCGACCTGGGCCCGGACGTCTCCTGGGCGGACAGCAGGGCCTGGGCCCCGACCATGGAGGAGCGCGACGGCAAGTACTACTTCTACTTCTGCGCCGACGCCAGCATCGGCGTCGCGGTCTCGGACTCGCCGACCGGCCCGTTCAAGGACGCCCTGGGCAAGCCGCTGCTCGCCTCGGGCCGGTACCCGGGCCAGATGATCGACCCGGCGGTCTTCACCGACGACGACGGCCAGTCGTACCTCTACTGGGGCAACGGCCGGGCGTACGTCGTCCCGTTGAACGACGACATGGTCTCCTTCGACGCCTCGAAGGTCGCCGACATCACCCCGAGCGGCTACAACGAGGGCTCCTTCGTCGTCAAGCGCCAGGGCACCTACTACTTCATGTGGTCGGAGAACGACACCCGGGACGTGAACTACCGCGTCGCCTACGCGACCGGCCCCTCGCCCACCGGCCCCTGGACCAAGCGGGGCGTGATCCTGGAGAAGGACCTCTCCCTGGGCATCAAGGGCACGGGCCACCACTCGGTCGTCCACGTCCCGAACACCGACGACTGGTACATCGCCTACCACCGCTTCGCGATGCCCGGCGGCAACGGCTTCAACCGCGAGACCACCGTCGACAAGCTGGAGTTCGACGCGGACGGCCTGATCAAGAAGGTCGTGCCCACGCTCACCAGCGTCGACCCGGTGACCATCGTCCACGCCGGTCCGGACGCCAAGGGCGCCGAGGGCGACGCGATCGCCCTGAACGGCACGCTCTCCGGGGCGGGCAGCCCGAAGTGGACGGCGGAGAAGGGCGCGCCCTGCACGGTCGCGGACCCGGCCGCCGCCCGCACCACGGTCGCCTGCACCGACGACGGCACGTTCACCCTCACCCTGACCGGCGGACGCAGCACCGACACGGCCGTCGTCACGGTGACGAACGCGGCCCCGACGATCACCTCGGCCACCGGCCCGTCGTCCCCGGTCCCGGCCGGCCGCCGTACGGCCGTCACCGCCCGGTTCGACGACCCGGGCGCCGGCGACGCCCACACCTGCACGGTCGACTGGAAGGACGGCAGTAAGCCGGTCGCCGGGACGGTCACCGCGACCGGCTGCCGCGCCGAGCACACCTACGCCTCGGCCGGCATCCACCGCCCGGTGATCACCGTCACCGACGACGAGGGAGCCTCGGACAGCCGCACGCTCCCCGAGCTGATCGTGTACGACCGCTCGGCGGGCCCGGTGCTGGGCGCGGGCCGCGTCGGCTCCCAGGGGTTCTTCACCCTCGCCGCCGGCTACCTGCCGCACACCCTCGCCCCCGCGGGCCAGGTCACCTTCGACTCCGGTCCGGCCCGTCTGAAGTTCCGCTCCACCGGCCTGGACTGGCTCGTCGTCACCGGCTCCCGGGCGGTCCTCCAGGGCTCCGCCACGGTCGCGGGCAAGAGCGGCTACGCCTTCCGCGTCACCGCGACGGACCGCCCGGACATCTTCCACATCAGGATCTGGAAGAAGTCCGGCGGGGAACTGGTCTACGACAGTGGAGTCGGCGCGAAGACCAACGGCGTCGTGACGGTCGGCGCCCACCGCCGGTAG
- a CDS encoding helix-turn-helix domain-containing protein: MTAVRGPQQITAVLRDMADDPEVSGELVRAARSQSPELSGLAEEATRSHVTAMIRDAGPWFAALERSGAVEEQDFTSALLLGADRAVQGVPMTAVLRGVQAALSRAAEITVDRCRSAGVPDRVLLSVVLRLQEYGNAVERHVVHGYRAAEHETPRALGAVRARLLRRILLGEVAPQGEVAPHPEELAQAGVRADADGRYHCLAAFPARRRSLRSAHVVTGTLDGRLAGLGPRPPGADEVPQDALVVVAPAAALSELPALYRLCVRAVDVGLERGLHGRHDVTDFAALLALAEQPLLGALVRDRLLGGLDPANDFHRQLALTALAFLDNGRRLDQTAAALFTHPNTVRYRLGRLRQITATPLPDGDAGPLDALHWWWALTCWLSTRS, from the coding sequence ATGACCGCGGTGCGCGGCCCGCAGCAGATCACGGCCGTTCTACGGGACATGGCCGACGACCCCGAGGTGTCCGGCGAGCTGGTGCGCGCGGCCCGCAGTCAGTCCCCGGAGCTGTCCGGGCTCGCCGAGGAGGCGACCCGTTCGCATGTGACGGCGATGATCCGGGACGCCGGCCCCTGGTTCGCCGCGCTGGAGCGGTCCGGGGCGGTCGAGGAGCAGGACTTCACCTCCGCCCTGCTGCTGGGCGCCGACCGCGCGGTGCAGGGCGTCCCGATGACGGCCGTGCTGCGCGGGGTGCAGGCGGCGCTGTCCCGGGCGGCGGAGATCACGGTGGACCGCTGCCGTTCGGCAGGGGTGCCGGACCGGGTGCTGCTGTCGGTGGTGCTGCGCCTGCAGGAGTACGGCAACGCGGTCGAGCGGCATGTGGTCCACGGCTACCGGGCCGCCGAGCACGAGACGCCGCGCGCGCTGGGCGCGGTGCGCGCCCGGCTGCTGCGCCGGATCCTGCTCGGCGAAGTCGCCCCGCAGGGCGAAGTCGCTCCGCATCCGGAGGAGTTGGCGCAGGCCGGGGTCCGCGCGGACGCCGACGGCCGCTACCACTGCCTCGCCGCGTTCCCCGCCCGCCGCCGTTCGCTGCGCTCGGCGCACGTCGTCACGGGAACGCTCGACGGACGACTTGCGGGGCTGGGCCCGCGGCCGCCCGGCGCCGACGAGGTCCCCCAGGACGCCCTCGTCGTGGTCGCGCCGGCCGCCGCCCTGTCCGAACTGCCCGCGCTGTACCGGCTGTGCGTGCGCGCGGTGGACGTCGGCCTGGAGCGGGGACTGCACGGCCGCCACGACGTCACGGACTTCGCCGCCCTGCTCGCCCTGGCCGAACAGCCGCTGCTGGGCGCGCTGGTGCGCGACCGGCTGCTCGGCGGGCTCGATCCCGCGAACGACTTCCACCGTCAACTCGCCCTGACCGCGCTGGCGTTCCTCGACAACGGCCGCCGCCTGGACCAGACGGCCGCGGCCCTGTTCACGCATCCCAACACGGTCCGTTACCGGCTGGGCCGGCTGCGGCAGATCACCGCCACACCCCTCCCCGACGGCGACGCCGGTCCGCTGGACGCGCTGCACTGGTGGTGGGCGCTGACGTGCTGGCTGTCAACTCGGAGCTGA
- a CDS encoding FAD-binding dehydrogenase — protein MDYAVDAAGVSRRRALTVAGGVVAGATLAAQAFPAFGAESQDADAIVVGHGLAGLVATAELAAAGRKVLLLDQEPEASIGGQAFWSFGGLFFVNSDEQRLMGVKDTYDLAWQDWQGTAGFDRGVDDPTGQDYWAYQWAKAYVEFASGEKRSWLSGLGVQWFPIVGWAERGGGLATGHGNSVPRFHVTWGTGPAVVEPFEKKVRAAVDANKVTFKFRHRVDELVTTGGVVTGVRGAVLEASGAARGTPSSRTVVGDFELRAPVVVVTSGGIGANHDLVRQNWPARMGTPPKFMVTGVPAHVDGRMLAITEKAGGRIVNPDRMWHYTEGLRNYAPIWPNHGIRILPGPSSMWFDAKGKRFTTPDIPGYDTLHTLKTITDSGYDYSWFVTTQKIIAKEFALSGSEQNPDLTNKNVWQLLSRIWQTPEPIEKFKNKGADFVVATTLTDLVAGMNKLTGDNLIELADLKRQIEARDREIDNSYTKDVQVMGIRNALNYTGDSLSRTAAIHRILDSSAGPLIAVRLNVLTRKTLGGLQTDLSGRVLNAAGNPVPGLYAAGEVAGFGGGGVHGYRSLEGTFLGGCLFSGRQAGRAAAAATAT, from the coding sequence ATGGACTACGCCGTAGACGCCGCCGGAGTCAGCCGCCGCCGCGCCCTGACCGTGGCAGGCGGGGTCGTCGCGGGCGCGACCCTCGCCGCCCAGGCCTTCCCGGCCTTCGGCGCCGAGTCCCAGGACGCCGACGCGATCGTCGTCGGCCATGGCCTCGCCGGACTCGTCGCGACCGCCGAACTCGCCGCCGCCGGCCGCAAGGTGCTCCTGCTCGACCAGGAGCCCGAGGCGAGCATCGGCGGCCAGGCCTTCTGGTCCTTCGGCGGGCTGTTCTTCGTCAACTCCGACGAACAGCGCCTGATGGGCGTCAAGGACACCTACGACCTGGCCTGGCAGGACTGGCAGGGCACGGCCGGTTTCGACCGGGGCGTCGACGACCCCACCGGCCAGGACTACTGGGCCTACCAATGGGCCAAGGCGTACGTCGAGTTCGCGTCCGGCGAGAAGCGGTCCTGGCTGTCCGGGCTCGGCGTGCAGTGGTTCCCGATCGTCGGCTGGGCGGAGCGCGGCGGCGGCCTCGCGACGGGACACGGCAACTCCGTGCCCCGCTTCCACGTCACCTGGGGCACCGGCCCGGCCGTGGTCGAGCCGTTCGAGAAGAAGGTGCGGGCCGCGGTCGACGCGAACAAGGTCACCTTCAAGTTCCGCCACCGCGTGGACGAGCTCGTCACCACCGGCGGAGTCGTCACCGGCGTCCGCGGCGCGGTCCTGGAGGCCTCCGGCGCGGCCCGCGGCACGCCCAGCTCCCGCACAGTGGTCGGCGACTTCGAACTGCGCGCTCCGGTCGTCGTCGTCACCTCCGGCGGCATCGGCGCCAACCACGATCTGGTCCGCCAGAACTGGCCCGCCCGCATGGGCACCCCGCCGAAGTTCATGGTCACCGGCGTCCCCGCGCACGTCGACGGCCGGATGCTCGCCATCACCGAGAAGGCGGGCGGCCGGATCGTCAATCCGGACCGCATGTGGCACTACACCGAGGGCCTGCGCAACTACGCCCCGATCTGGCCGAACCACGGCATCCGCATCCTTCCCGGCCCGTCGTCGATGTGGTTCGACGCGAAGGGCAAGCGGTTCACCACCCCGGACATCCCGGGCTACGACACCCTGCACACCCTCAAGACGATCACCGACTCCGGCTACGACTACTCCTGGTTCGTCACCACCCAGAAGATCATCGCCAAGGAGTTCGCGCTCTCCGGCTCCGAACAGAACCCGGACCTCACCAACAAGAACGTCTGGCAGCTGCTGTCCCGCATCTGGCAGACCCCGGAGCCGATCGAGAAGTTCAAGAACAAGGGCGCGGACTTCGTCGTCGCCACCACGCTCACCGACCTCGTCGCCGGCATGAACAAGCTCACCGGCGACAACCTCATCGAGCTCGCCGACCTCAAGCGGCAGATCGAGGCCCGCGACCGGGAGATCGACAACTCGTACACCAAGGACGTCCAGGTCATGGGCATCCGCAACGCCCTGAACTACACCGGCGACAGCCTCAGCCGCACCGCGGCCATCCACCGGATCCTGGACTCCAGCGCCGGCCCGCTGATCGCCGTACGCCTCAACGTCCTCACCCGAAAGACCCTCGGCGGCCTCCAGACCGACCTCTCCGGCCGGGTCCTGAACGCGGCCGGGAACCCCGTGCCCGGCCTGTACGCGGCCGGAGAGGTCGCCGGCTTCGGCGGCGGCGGAGTCCACGGCTACCGCTCGCTGGAGGGCACCTTTCTCGGCGGCTGCCTGTTCTCGGGACGCCAGGCGGGCCGGGCGGCCGCGGCGGCCACCGCGACCTGA